Proteins encoded in a region of the Photobacterium profundum SS9 genome:
- a CDS encoding ester cyclase, with protein sequence MNKEEWIKAWFHEVWGKGNAQLLAECATNPFNFYTSGGRSFSLTHEDYLSFVNIWQQRFNNVRFTITQIITEEHKTVALYQCEATYHGGWIKIPGKNQSVKMTGMVLFQMKDELMTDCWLEDSSFDLYQQLTRYLE encoded by the coding sequence ATGAATAAAGAAGAATGGATAAAAGCTTGGTTTCATGAAGTATGGGGGAAGGGAAACGCTCAGTTGCTGGCTGAATGTGCGACAAATCCTTTTAATTTTTATACTTCAGGAGGACGAAGCTTTTCACTGACACATGAAGATTATCTTTCCTTTGTCAATATTTGGCAGCAACGTTTCAATAATGTCCGCTTCACGATTACACAAATTATTACTGAAGAACATAAAACGGTGGCACTGTACCAGTGTGAAGCCACATATCATGGTGGTTGGATTAAAATACCGGGAAAGAACCAGAGTGTGAAAATGACAGGAATGGTGCTATTTCAAATGAAAGATGAGCTAATGACAGATTGCTGGTTAGAAGACAGTAGCTTTGATTTATACCAACAGCTGACGCGCTATTTGGAATAA
- a CDS encoding HAD family hydrolase, with product MNLFLLDIDGTLVDSDEIDQHCLTLAIEDVLGISTDGNWSQYQKVTDSGIIDEILLKNNISESRSIIHRKVEARYLERIREYLNNNPSEMHEIKGAKKFIDQMQDREDTHIAIATGAWESAAKLKLQAVGIDTSNITFTSSSDATSRTEIMALAAFRAKQDTGETFDRRVFFGDGEWNKNATQELGYDFVAVGTGVKHHTQIPNFTHYQSVFSQLSL from the coding sequence ATGAACTTATTTCTTTTAGATATAGATGGCACTTTGGTTGATTCTGATGAAATTGATCAACATTGTTTAACGCTGGCAATTGAAGATGTTCTGGGTATCTCTACTGATGGTAATTGGAGCCAATATCAGAAAGTCACTGATTCTGGCATTATTGATGAAATATTATTAAAGAATAATATCAGTGAAAGTCGTTCGATTATTCATCGTAAAGTTGAAGCCCGTTATTTAGAACGTATTCGTGAATACTTAAATAACAATCCGTCAGAAATGCATGAAATTAAAGGTGCAAAGAAGTTTATTGATCAAATGCAAGATCGTGAAGATACACATATTGCGATTGCGACGGGGGCTTGGGAGTCTGCGGCTAAATTGAAATTACAAGCAGTTGGCATTGATACATCAAATATTACATTTACATCATCTTCTGATGCCACGAGCCGTACCGAAATTATGGCACTTGCTGCGTTTCGAGCAAAGCAAGATACTGGTGAAACATTTGATCGCCGTGTGTTTTTTGGCGATGGTGAATGGAATAAAAATGCCACCCAAGAGCTCGGGTATGATTTTGTAGCGGTGGGTACAGGTGTTAAACACCATACTCAGATACCTAACTTTACGCATTACCAATCCGTTTTCTCACAATTATCGCTGTAA
- a CDS encoding high-potential iron-sulfur protein, translated as MKNHPTRRRFLKLGLGSVIGVTLGGTDLIKPAHAADIPHLAEDDPQAAALKYVHQSPDDSKLCSGCLLIQGTDGDEWRPCGVFPGKLVSATGWCSAFAPKPA; from the coding sequence ATGAAGAATCACCCTACACGTAGACGTTTTCTAAAACTTGGACTTGGTAGCGTAATCGGTGTCACCCTTGGTGGTACGGATTTAATCAAACCAGCACATGCAGCAGATATTCCTCACCTCGCTGAAGATGATCCACAAGCCGCTGCATTAAAATATGTTCATCAATCGCCAGACGACAGTAAGCTTTGTTCTGGCTGTTTACTGATTCAAGGTACTGACGGCGATGAATGGCGCCCTTGTGGTGTATTCCCTGGCAAGCTAGTTTCAGCTACAGGCTGGTGTTCTGCGTTTGCACCTAAACCTGCGTAG
- the yegD gene encoding molecular chaperone — MYIGFDYGTANCSVAMMEQGKPRMLPLENGNQYIPSTLCAPTREAVSEHLYRHMGISPLNTVGEQVLRRAIAMNREEDIRVEKGDLQFGQAALDLYLEDPEEVYYVKSPKSFLGANGLRDVQISFFEDLVCAMMTNIKTKAEEATQQIITDTVIGRPVNFQGTGGERANEQAESILTQAAKRAGFNNIEFQFEPVAAGLEFESTLTENKTVLVVDIGGGTTDCSLIEMGPDWCGKADRTASLLAHSGQRVGGNDLDIHLAFNQLMPLFGLGSKTLRGIDMPISQFWNPIAINNVIAQTDFYSSANIRTLDQLRRDASEPEKLKRLIHAYHDTLGYHIVRKAEESKIALSEAKSSQVKMHILSELLEVSISQSQMAEAIETPKAKMSELVTEAVSQSGKKPDLIYMTGGTARSPILRACIEQQLPNVPVVSGSYFGSVTAGLARWAEHCFR, encoded by the coding sequence ATGTACATCGGATTTGATTACGGGACAGCGAATTGCTCAGTTGCAATGATGGAGCAAGGGAAGCCACGTATGTTGCCGTTAGAAAATGGCAATCAGTACATACCATCTACTTTATGTGCACCAACTCGTGAAGCCGTTAGTGAGCACTTATACCGTCACATGGGTATATCTCCGCTTAACACTGTCGGTGAGCAAGTACTTCGTCGCGCCATTGCAATGAACCGCGAAGAAGATATTCGTGTTGAAAAAGGGGATTTACAGTTCGGTCAGGCAGCATTGGATTTGTATCTTGAAGATCCTGAAGAAGTGTATTACGTAAAATCTCCCAAATCTTTTCTTGGTGCTAATGGGCTACGTGATGTACAGATAAGCTTTTTTGAAGATCTTGTCTGCGCCATGATGACTAACATTAAAACCAAAGCTGAAGAGGCAACTCAGCAAATAATTACAGATACCGTTATTGGGCGTCCTGTGAATTTTCAGGGTACTGGCGGCGAACGAGCCAATGAGCAAGCAGAATCTATTTTAACGCAAGCGGCAAAACGGGCTGGATTCAATAATATTGAATTTCAATTTGAACCTGTCGCCGCAGGTTTAGAGTTTGAAAGTACGCTAACGGAAAATAAAACTGTGCTGGTGGTTGATATCGGTGGTGGTACAACGGACTGTTCATTGATCGAGATGGGTCCAGATTGGTGCGGTAAAGCTGACCGTACTGCTAGTTTACTTGCACACAGTGGTCAACGTGTTGGTGGCAATGATTTGGATATCCATTTAGCCTTTAATCAATTAATGCCATTATTTGGATTAGGCAGTAAAACGTTACGCGGTATAGATATGCCGATTAGCCAATTTTGGAACCCTATTGCCATTAATAACGTTATCGCCCAAACAGATTTCTATAGCTCTGCAAATATACGTACGTTAGATCAACTTCGACGTGATGCATCAGAACCTGAAAAACTGAAACGCCTGATTCATGCTTATCACGATACACTAGGCTACCATATCGTAAGAAAAGCAGAAGAAAGTAAGATTGCCTTATCTGAAGCAAAAAGCAGTCAGGTAAAAATGCATATTTTATCTGAGCTACTAGAAGTCTCTATTTCTCAAAGTCAGATGGCAGAAGCCATTGAAACGCCAAAAGCTAAGATGAGTGAATTGGTGACAGAAGCCGTAAGCCAATCGGGTAAAAAGCCAGATCTAATCTATATGACTGGCGGTACAGCGCGTTCACCTATATTACGTGCTTGTATTGAGCAACAATTACCCAATGTCCCCGTTGTTAGTGGCAGCTATTTTGGTTCTGTAACTGCAGGTTTAGCACGCTGGGCAGAACATTGTTTCCGCTAG